In the genome of Crassostrea angulata isolate pt1a10 chromosome 6, ASM2561291v2, whole genome shotgun sequence, the window atctttctttgaatattacatgtatgacagTCGCGCataatcaaatctatcataaagcccggAGGGCTTATTAGAATTGATCATTCCCGACTAAaatttatcacctcataatacaaaaaaaaaaatgattttttattcctTAATTTAAGTAAGCAAAATCGGGTTATGTTTCCATCTGTACCATGATGTCGTAGACTGTTTACTGGGGACAAAAAGTATGTATCTTAGATCTTAGATTAGCTCGGACATTTTTACCTCAACGTCCactcccccccctcccccctcccatTTAATGTAAAGTAAATAGTATTAGCAATGTGCATGTTGTCCGTTTTGATTCACTTGTGTCAATgacatttatttgttaaatacatatacagttAATGTGTTCTGTTTATGTaacattatacaataaatatttattgtgcGATCTTGCCTGAAAACCATGCATGGCCGTTTTTGTTTACTTGAATGGATGTGTACGAACTTATATGTGGCACCATCTTATTTAGGCCCTACGATAGTATTTACAATGCTACAACGATAATCCTAACAACATTACATATACTATGTgccatatatatgtatacatgcatgttgcCAATGAATCTGCAGTATGTATTAAGtggtgatatattttttaattgaatacaTTAAATTTGTTAATTCATAAACGCGTATTCTTTGTTCATAAACTGTGCTGTGTTGCACATGTATACTAGTAACTTGTGAATAATATTTTAATCGCATAGACTTTATAAAAGTATATATGctcatttattaattaactgaacgttACGAACCAGGCAGGTATATGTAGCATTTTTCTcgaaacaattttcttaaatttacacaaAGGAAATTGAACTTTGGAGGAGCTACCCTCTCCTTTTCGTTTATTTATGGAGGATCCCCCCTCCCCGAATTAGGCTTTTGAAGGTGTTCTTTTTTTGGTTGTCAAGATTTCATATATTCGAATAAATCTGCCTCCTATTTTCAAAAACGATATAATGCTACTTGCGTGCAAACGTTTAAACgaaattgaaaaatgtttgcTAAATTTCCTTTTGTGTCTAGagatgtaaataataaattctGAAAGTGTCTTTCTTCCCTTTCTTTCAAAATAGCCAAGTTGGAGTTCTCTTTCTTCTTCCCTTTTCACAAAGCAATTAATAATTTACCTTGTAAATTATGTAAATTACGCTCGCTTCGTTTGTGATgactttgtcaaataaaaatggCGTCCACCGAGGGAGGGGACCAGCCCCCGGAGAGTAAACAAGACTCCGTCCGCATAGGGTCCACATGTTTTTCCATCAACCTCAACTATGTGAAGAGTCTTCTCGGGATTTTTGAAGCAGCCATAATTGTAAGTATAATATGTTTAACACcatcaatatatttaatataaatagcAAACTTCACTTTCCTTTTTGTAATTGCGATTTTCATGATGGTTTAAAGGATTGTAGACAAATATCTTTAATTAATTTGAGCACACCGAACTATAACCTAActtgaataaataaacatcacAGGGGCTAATTTCTTAACATTGGAAACATACAAAATTGAAAGgcttaaaaaataaaggaagagCCTACAACGGAACATCTTAAAAgaacgtctctctctctctctctctctctctctctctctctctctctctctctctctctctctctctcatctgatgatatttctgattttattttgcagattttgtcgCTCATTTGTATGATCTGCGCTGGGGTAGGGGCTAATCTGGCGTGTGATTACACATACGGGTCGAGCTATGGGTTCTATGAATCGGTTGCAGGCACTGTGTTTTTGACAGATGTCATAAACTACTTGATATTCGCTCTGAGTATCGATGAAAAATGGTGCATGAAATTCATTCCATGGCTTGTATGGGTAAGacatattttgaattatgtaaaatatttattatatacattttatattataaaatttagtatttgataaaaaaaaaagttgttataCAAtaggatatatatttatattcatttattcacaAATCAAGGCCCCTCAGGGggcatatacattaaaaaaaatatcatgataataacaaataatgaatgaaataatagCCTAGAATGTCCAGGTTCATATTACAGGTAACAATATGCAAAATAATTCATCAgtacaatgaaatatatgtatggGATTTACGCATTAAACTGTGTGAGATAATGCGTGAACACAACAGctatacagaaacaaagtggCCTGAAAAGAGAGAGTACCAAGGGACGGTGCCTGCACAGTCAATTAGACTGGTCCACTTGTACAAAGTGCTCAAGCCAGTTAT includes:
- the LOC128187962 gene encoding CKLF-like MARVEL transmembrane domain-containing protein 4: MASTEGGDQPPESKQDSVRIGSTCFSINLNYVKSLLGIFEAAIIILSLICMICAGVGANLACDYTYGSSYGFYESVAGTVFLTDVINYLIFALSIDEKWCMKFIPWLVWHFFIGAIFTFLYLIASIVMVTHTCGRGGYTAAAVFGFITTIVSGVETYFLLLSLRQDHAPTDNRVLNM